One Candidatus Flexicrinis proximus DNA window includes the following coding sequences:
- a CDS encoding UDP-glucose/GDP-mannose dehydrogenase family protein — MKHICVIGTGYVGLVNATCFADLGNHVVTVDIDERKVEALKRGEMPIYEPGLKEIVERNVRAGRLTFTTSYDEGLRDAEYVFICVGTPEGEDGEAELKYVRAAAATISTTMTQPLIIINKSTVPVGTGDVVTKVVRENQSQAIQFAVVSCPEFLREGAAVQDFMSPDRTVLGSTPENHWAAEAVAQLYLPLRAPIVMTDLRTAEMIKYASNAFLATRLSFINEIANICEKLGADVVEVAQGMGFDKRIGHHFLQPGIGYGGSCFPKDVKALTFMAAESGAHPQLLNAVTEINDSQRRRVADKLQEILGSVSGKTVALLGLAFKENTDDIRESPSLAIAETLIARGATVRAYDPVAMPVTAKEYPTIVMCENAYDAARGADAVVIATPWNEFKQLDMERLRDTLAQPVMVDGRNMYDPARMKSLGFHYRGVGRGYNGAA; from the coding sequence ATGAAGCACATTTGTGTGATCGGCACGGGCTATGTCGGCCTGGTCAACGCGACCTGTTTTGCAGATCTGGGTAACCACGTCGTGACGGTCGATATTGACGAGCGTAAGGTCGAAGCGCTGAAACGCGGCGAAATGCCTATCTACGAGCCGGGACTCAAGGAAATCGTCGAGCGTAATGTCAGGGCTGGCCGACTCACCTTCACTACCTCCTATGACGAGGGACTGCGCGACGCCGAGTACGTTTTCATCTGTGTCGGGACGCCAGAAGGTGAAGATGGCGAGGCCGAACTCAAGTACGTACGGGCGGCCGCCGCAACAATTTCCACGACCATGACCCAACCGCTAATCATCATTAATAAGTCGACGGTTCCAGTTGGCACCGGCGATGTGGTAACCAAAGTGGTACGTGAAAACCAGAGTCAAGCCATACAATTTGCGGTTGTCAGCTGCCCGGAATTTCTGCGTGAGGGCGCCGCCGTTCAGGACTTTATGTCCCCTGATCGCACCGTTCTCGGCTCGACCCCGGAAAACCATTGGGCAGCCGAGGCTGTGGCGCAGCTCTATCTGCCTCTTCGCGCACCGATCGTGATGACCGACTTGCGTACAGCCGAGATGATCAAATATGCGTCGAACGCATTTCTGGCAACTCGACTAAGTTTCATCAATGAAATCGCCAATATCTGCGAGAAACTCGGGGCTGACGTCGTAGAGGTGGCCCAGGGAATGGGCTTCGATAAGCGGATTGGGCACCATTTCCTCCAGCCAGGAATAGGCTATGGAGGTAGTTGCTTCCCCAAGGATGTCAAAGCCTTGACCTTCATGGCCGCCGAATCCGGGGCACATCCACAACTCCTGAATGCGGTTACCGAAATTAACGACTCTCAGCGCAGACGGGTCGCTGACAAGCTCCAGGAGATTCTCGGCAGTGTAAGCGGAAAAACCGTCGCCCTGCTTGGGCTGGCATTCAAGGAGAATACAGACGACATCCGTGAGTCCCCGTCGCTGGCAATTGCCGAGACATTGATTGCGCGCGGCGCAACGGTTCGGGCCTACGATCCCGTTGCTATGCCGGTCACGGCCAAGGAGTATCCGACGATCGTGATGTGCGAGAATGCCTACGACGCCGCGCGCGGCGCGGACGCAGTTGTCATTGCCACGCCCTGGAATGAGTTTAAGCAGTTGGACATGGAACGCCTGCGTGACACGCTGGCTCAGCCTGTTATGGTCGATGGGCGCAATATGTATGACCCCGCACGGATGAAAAGCTTAGGCTTTCATTATCGCGGTGTCGGTCGCGGGTACAATGGTGCGGCCTAG
- a CDS encoding GNAT family N-acetyltransferase codes for MDLASLSSAQRDRAATLLVEAFVEMAPDAWPTSDEARGEIESMLSSDKIALAAVEDDVIFGIIGGQPTYAKVWELHPLGVTPAAQRRGVGSALVWELERRIREAGGLTLMLGSDDEAGWTNLAGLDVYPDPLTALANLRDVKGHPFVFYRKLGFAVVGIIPDANGFGKPDILMAKRL; via the coding sequence GTGGACCTCGCTTCACTCTCTTCTGCCCAACGAGACCGGGCAGCCACTCTACTGGTTGAGGCCTTTGTTGAGATGGCACCAGATGCGTGGCCGACGTCAGATGAAGCGCGCGGCGAGATCGAGTCTATGCTTTCCAGTGACAAGATCGCACTTGCGGCGGTCGAAGATGATGTGATTTTTGGTATTATTGGCGGCCAGCCAACTTACGCCAAAGTGTGGGAGCTTCACCCGTTGGGTGTGACTCCGGCCGCGCAGCGTAGAGGCGTTGGTTCAGCTCTGGTTTGGGAACTCGAACGCCGAATACGCGAGGCGGGCGGATTAACGCTCATGCTTGGCTCCGACGACGAGGCGGGATGGACGAATCTGGCTGGCCTAGATGTTTATCCGGACCCGCTCACGGCCTTGGCGAACCTGCGTGACGTAAAGGGGCATCCATTCGTGTTTTACCGTAAACTGGGATTTGCGGTAGTAGGCATCATTCCGGATGCAAATGGTTTTGGAAAACCCGACATTTTGATGGCGAAACGGCTGTAA
- a CDS encoding NAD(P)/FAD-dependent oxidoreductase: MKQKPPTAASHDGVPAAKPKSIAIIGAGIAGLSAAWDLVQAGHRVTIFEAGSEVGGLAAGFKDETWDWSLEKFYHHWFETDSDLLQLARELGISDRLLWPRPKTSYWLNGRVYRSEMNLSALSLPLSWLGTLRLGLSGVFLKLTPWWKRLERVTAQQWLRRWMGDEVYNALWRPLLIGKFGDRFDKVNMAWMWARIKARSVKLGTYEGGFQAFVNALADAARERGVEICLSTPVEFISETADGLELGFKQESRMFDVVLATTSPRQLLKHAQGIAGTTYGKEVAALDSIGAVCVVLALNQSLLTDGTYWLNLPAVSSDKTKNQFPFLALVEHTNWMDKTHYGNDVIVYCGDYADPSHEYFSLSDDALIERFTSALPAVNPAFDPSWVRRAWVWRAPYAQPIPGLNHSQKIPDLKTPLRGLYWASMSQVYPWDRGTNYAIEIGRRVAHRILDEAG, encoded by the coding sequence ATGAAGCAGAAGCCGCCAACCGCCGCAAGCCATGATGGAGTCCCTGCCGCAAAGCCCAAGTCTATCGCGATTATAGGTGCCGGAATCGCGGGGCTGTCTGCCGCTTGGGATCTTGTTCAGGCTGGACATCGCGTAACCATTTTTGAGGCAGGATCAGAAGTCGGTGGCCTGGCTGCCGGGTTCAAGGACGAAACGTGGGACTGGTCTCTTGAAAAATTCTACCACCACTGGTTTGAAACCGACTCGGACTTGCTGCAGCTCGCCCGAGAACTCGGTATTTCAGACCGGCTCCTCTGGCCACGACCCAAGACCTCCTACTGGCTGAATGGTAGGGTCTATCGTTCCGAGATGAATCTGTCGGCGTTGAGCCTGCCGCTCTCCTGGCTGGGGACCCTGCGCCTCGGCCTCTCTGGCGTTTTCCTGAAACTCACGCCGTGGTGGAAGAGGCTGGAGCGGGTGACCGCACAACAGTGGCTGCGCCGATGGATGGGGGATGAGGTCTATAACGCGCTCTGGCGACCGCTCCTCATCGGCAAGTTTGGCGACCGTTTTGATAAGGTCAACATGGCCTGGATGTGGGCGCGCATCAAAGCCCGCAGTGTAAAGCTGGGGACATATGAGGGTGGGTTCCAAGCCTTCGTAAACGCATTGGCTGACGCGGCGCGCGAAAGAGGTGTCGAGATTTGCCTGTCTACTCCTGTGGAATTCATTTCGGAAACGGCTGACGGCCTGGAATTAGGATTCAAGCAGGAGTCGCGCATGTTCGACGTTGTTTTGGCGACGACATCGCCTCGACAACTACTCAAGCATGCTCAAGGGATCGCCGGAACCACCTACGGCAAGGAAGTAGCGGCTCTTGACAGCATCGGCGCGGTATGTGTCGTGCTTGCCCTCAATCAATCGCTGCTGACTGACGGGACTTACTGGCTGAATCTTCCGGCGGTCAGCTCCGACAAGACCAAGAATCAGTTTCCATTTCTCGCCCTGGTTGAACACACCAATTGGATGGACAAAACACATTATGGCAATGACGTCATCGTCTATTGCGGTGACTATGCCGACCCCTCGCATGAGTACTTCTCATTGTCGGACGATGCCCTGATCGAGCGCTTCACTTCTGCGCTGCCAGCCGTAAATCCTGCGTTCGACCCGTCTTGGGTTCGCCGAGCATGGGTCTGGCGTGCGCCTTACGCGCAACCGATACCGGGATTGAACCACAGCCAGAAGATTCCTGACCTGAAAACTCCGTTGCGCGGGCTGTATTGGGCAAGTATGAGCCAGGTTTATCCGTGGGATCGTGGTACGAATTACGCGATTGAGATTGGCCGTCGTGTTGCGCACCGAATCCTGGACGAGGCTGGGTAG